The Ficedula albicollis isolate OC2 chromosome 9, FicAlb1.5, whole genome shotgun sequence DNA window TTGAATGCTGTTTTTGTTGCAGGACAGTAATGGATGGATCAGTGAATATGTGATAACAAACGATGCGATTCCAGGATGTCAAACTGCCCCATGGCAAAGTGGCTTTAAACTTCCTCTTCACATGATCAGATTAACACTCAGGTCTACACAAAAGTTTAGTTCATAAGTTTATTTCTATCCACGGGTtcacatgtttaaaaaaaaaaaagactttgaCTTTCTCAGGGATAGTTTAGAAAGCTATCCTTCCTCTTCCAGCAAAATTATCCCACGAGAAATCAGATGggaatttttctctctgcaatcTCACAGACCACAGCTATCCTCTTCCACTTAGtctctttcattttataatttctaCCAAACTCATTCACATCCTCCTCCTGTGTTTTCATCTTTCTAGAGCTCCCTTGAGCAGCCCTGTGAAAGCTAGAAAGGAATGCAGAACAATTCTTTGTGTGGACGTGATGGACCAAGCTGAGCTGTACTTTGCTTAGTTTGGCAGATATTCACAGTATTATAAAAACTGCTTTCGCAAACAAATATTCAGTTTGCAAAAGTCTCTCTCCTCCACAATCCAAGAAAAAGACTGTCAGCACATCATTCTGCAATGACTGAGTAATTGCAAAATACTTAAGATACTTGGATATTCCCCTGTATGAAAGCACTTGGGAAGCTGCTGTTTAGCATCTAGCTGTAAAATATGCAGGGCTTCCGTGGATAAAAATTCTTTCCACCAGAGCTTATTACAGATGTTAAGAAAAGGTAATCTTAAGCAGGGTCaaactatttaattttgtttctacTTGGTATGAGAGATATAAAATGAacagagaattaatttttgacagaaaaaaaattgagaccACTCCATCCCAACAGAAAAGAATAGCAAATTCTTGTAGAAATTACTAACTGAAAGGCAGGTGTTGAACACTTGCTCTTACTGCCTTCTTTAAAGACCAAGTTCCATTCAAAGAGTCcaaaataacatgaaaatgTTGCCCAGTAATctattttttcctatatatttatatttgtagcTCCTACTACACCTCAGATAATAGTTTCAGACAAGAACCAAGCTCCACTTGCTACCTTGCCCATTATTTTAttccccagcctccagcagctgagaagTGAACAGAAGTGAATAGCACCCCTTCATGCAGGATTTGGCCTCACCAGCAAGGCTCCCTGGGCTCTATCAGCAGTTACTGAGCACTGCCATGCAACAGATCCCCTGCTTTTGACATCACTATTGACATCCCCAAAGGAAACACAAGTATTATTCAAAGTACATTCTTTGAATTTACCTACCACGAAGGAATAGGTGGACTAAAGATCATCCAAACAGAAAACTTGGTTCCTGTTTTTGCGTGCCAGTagcctgctggctctgcctgcaggctgGCTCAGTTCAGGGAGTTATGAGTAAAACTTGGTTCCTGTTTTTGCATGCCAGTagcctgctggctctgcctgcaggttGGCTCAGTTCAGGGGATCATCCAAACAGAAAACTTGGTTCCTGTTTTTGCGTGCCAGTagcctgctggctctgcctgcaggctgGCTCAGTTCAGGGAGTTATGAGCCAGTACATGCTCTGGTGTGTGAATTGGGCACAGACCTGGCAAAGCCCACACCTTCCTGTGCATGAAGAACTGGACAGCACACACCTCTGCAACTCACCTTCTGCTGGGGCAATGCTTGGAGGTCACAACAGCAACATGCTTCTCCTTGTTACGTAACAATTTCATTAGATATCGCCCTATTAGATCAGAAACAGCTCATGCTTATCCAAAAACCTGGATTTCTGGACAATATCCAGAGAGAGTGAACTAAGGAACAGAGCTCTCTTTcagaaaaactgctgaaagCAGTGTTTGACCAGAGTTTCCAGATTCTTGGGGATCCACAGCTGCTTCTGAGGGTCCTGAGAAGGCAACTACAGAAAGAAAGTTGTCTGGCCAGTGTTCAAGTATGTTTATGCACACCATGTAAGAGTTTCCACTACTACAGGAAATTTTCACAGGATCCACAAATCCTATTTGGAAACCACAGATTTAAAACATATCCTCCAGTAAACAAGAGTTTTACTGTTAAATATACCCAGGAAGTTTCTCAATATCTTTTTCTCAGCCTGTTCAGTTTCTTTGGACATAGAATTCTTGCCACTCTGCCTGTCAAAAAGAAGGCATTTTGATACAATCCATACCATCATCACAAGGCACGACAGAGACATATTCATTGTGGGCAGTAAATATGGGGTGCAGCCTCCTCACAGTTGAAGCATCTGCTCCCCCCAGCATACTGTCCacagcaaaaagagaaagaaaacccccTACACGAGGAAACCTGAGAGGGGAATGGAGAAACGCGATAACACTTACGGTCAAGTCCATTGATGTATCTCATTGTAATTTCACAGTGCCCCCAAACTGCACTGACTATAGGGTaaagttttttcccttttagtcCTCTGAAGGCCACTCCAAGATACTGTCCGTCGACCATGAAGCTAAGCGTCCCTTCGTCCATATCCAAAACCACCAGTAAGGAGTCTGGGAGTACAAAAGACTCATCTGGTTCCAAAAAGACGGGGTACGTGACCCCGGGCTGGTTTTTACAGTTGTGGTAGAGTTTGTTGCGCCCcagatcccagccccaggatTCGCTGTTGCTGCCAACCAAGGACGTGTATCCCACCGAGTGCAGCGGCGCCTCGGCCGTGGAGACGCCCACCACGGCGTGAGTGCCCCGCTGCCGCGTGGGCCAGTGGATCTGCCACACGTGCAGGCCCCGCGTGTAGCCCACCTTGCCCCGGATGCAATCCGTGCTCTGGGCCACCGGGTGTCTGTGAAAAGTCAGTTTGTCGTCTTCctttacaaatatatttaacGAGCGATCCTCGTTATTCCAAGCGTGTTTGTACTGCACCTCCAGCTTGGCAGGGGGCATATCCAGCAGCATGTCCAGGCGCGCGGGCTTGCAGAAATCCGGGCCTCTCAGCTCGCGTTTCACGGGCCTATAAGGGGGCTCCCTCACATCCACAGACTTTATGCTCCCTGAGATTTTCTGGCCCATTGCTTGGCTGCAGGTTtacaaaggagaaaggaaagttGACTTTGGCCCAATGTCACCTCATGAAAGCACCGTTACACCGAGCCAGGGACCTGACAAGCTGACTGGATTTACTCCTCCTGTTCGGAGTTTTTTAGCAGCAATGTTTTCAGAGTAAAATATGCTcctgaaagaaagcagaaagtttCCAGTTAGTTTAAGAAGGCCAATAGAAAACCCACAGCATATTTTTGAAGCGCTTCTTCTCATCCCTAGGAGCTATTTTAAACACCAGAGCTAAATTCTCTCCTCCCTGTGCAGTGTCCTGCAGCACTAaccaggctgccagcaggatgCGGAGCCCACCAGCGCACGCAGCGCAGACAGTCATTTCCTCCAATTCATGATAGGATGCAGACATTCCTCACCTTCTGCCCTTCCACCTATTTTGTCTGGCCAAGTTCACAGCAGGCCTAAAGCAGGCAGATGCTGTTCCCCAACAACAGTGATAAACTTTATGTGCAGCAGTAGCTTCACTTTCACTTGTGCTTTTGGTTCAGTCTCAAACACACACTGTCAAAATCTTTTATTCCAGACATGCTCTGTCCTGGGCCCTGGTGACGGAGACTGCAGCTTCTCTGCCctcattaaaacaaacacagcaaaatttaaatgtttctttttaacttaCAGAGACTGAAGCTTCTCTGCCCTCATTAAAACAAACGcagcaaaatttaaatgtttctttttaacttaCCCTGGCattaaataaaaggagaaaaacaacaacaattcATCaagattttggctttttttaaataaaggagcttaaaaaaaaacaaaggagggAATTGGGGAAAAAGAGCCATGGAAGGACAAATGAAGAATGGCAGTTTCAGTTCTTTGGCAAACATTTCTAATGGGTAGCTACTGCAACTGGGGATGCTCCTAATGCTAATGGACAGCAGGCTAATCCAcagttcctgcagttcctgtATTTCAGTACTCAGCTGACCTGGAACACAGTAAGACATCATGGGGAACACATGATTTTGAAATGTATTATATCTCTGCTTCCACAgacaaacagagcaaaaaagCACCAGGAGAAGCTTCTCTGGAGCCCGGATAAGTTAGATTTGTTCACATTTTAGAGCTCAGGTAGAGTGTAGAAACAAATCAAGAATCTCTGAAAGCACTAAAGGagtgaaaatgaagacaaagtCCTATAAACTCAAATAGGTGATTGACATGGGATCAAGTAGAGTATCTGCAGCAGCAGACATACTTCTGTCCTCTAGCAAAACAGTGCCAAGTCCAGGAATGCTCAAATATAGCAGAGTAGACCCACTCTATTTATTGACAGAGTAATGATATGCTTCAAGAAGCAAAAAATCTCCACACTCTCAAGAGGCTGAAGAGCCCAGGTGACACTTGGTTGTCAAAATACCAGACAAGAGATGAGCAGAAATGTTCTTGCAAAAAACATTCTGCAATATTTCACTTGATAAGTCAAGCCCAGattcttccttttaaagaaCTTCTACTCCAAACACACAGTCCCATTCcaaatataatttctgaaagaagaTAAGAAACATGTTTGCACAATAAAAGGGATCAAAAAAGTTTAGGGAAAAACCCTAGAAAATGTACTGAGTCTGAGAAGTGAATGAAGTCCTTTTACTATTTCCAGTGGCAAATAACatataaagtattttctgcatgtattaaatacagaaattaaacaaCATCTATGTTATGTGAAAgtcttctttaaagaaaaagaaaagtacaaaGGTGATTTTCAAAACCACTTGACAGTTAAGTTACTACAGGAACATATTTTCTGGTGGCCGATTCCCACCAGGGCGTATGCACACACATCAGTGTAAAAGAACCAACTCATTGCAACTACTTTCAATGTCTGAAAATTAAACAATATACATAAGTATCCAACCTGCTCATATCGCATTTTCAGGAAGACTCAATTCACAGGAGCTCTCCACGTGAGGTCAATTTCAATGACCCCCTTATTCCTTTCCAAACCACGTAAGAGGAACCCAAAACTTCAGACAGCAATTACATTTAAGTTGCTGCTTCCCATTTCCAATAGTGCAGAAGAACTCATGGGTTGTTTCAAAGCTATAATGCCAATTTGGCCCAGCAAAGCAAGTTCAGTACTTTATTCCATACCTATAATCCCAGGAGAAATTAAATAGTGACAATAATACACAGGGAAGCAATGGGAGCAAATGGTGTAAGCAAACTTTCATAGGAGGACATGCTCAGAGATTGAGTAGTTCCTTCTAAAAAGTGATTATTTGAGCTCGAATGggaatgaaaagggaaaacatcaGACTTTCAAAGGGAACATCAGTGGTATCTATCTGAGATTTAGCTCTACACGCCTTTGAAAATTTCTACTTTAAGCACAACTGCCACATTCCTGTcagggggctgaggggagacAGTCGGGGAAGTCCTCAGTGCATCCTGCTATATCACTTCCTGATCACATGAGAAACTAAACTTGGCACAGATGTTTGTCTGGCAAATCACCAAGAAACTATAAACACTGAATTGACTCACTTGGCAAGCCACATACATTCTTCCTCATGTGCCCCAAACTGTAACATCAATAGGCTGCCAATAGATAGATCAGTaattcagaggagaaaaatgcatcATTATGAGTACCTTGATATACACAACTGTGCCTGCACTCTGGGATGCCCTCAGTAAGTACTTCGATTTGAAACTGTATCTTACAATGTCTTTCATCACACACAAATATAACCACATAAATTAAGTATATAATGGAATATTCTGCCAAATAGCTTTGTATGGACATAGTATGGAACAATAGTGGAAAAATCTTACAGTTAGGCAGCTCTGATTGCTGGAGCTGAGTAGTAGCTGAGATGAAGACTTTGTGTGAGGAGCAGCCTTGCCTCCCAACACTGGCAGCAGCAACGTGAGCTCCATGGGGAGCAACTCATCCATGAAGTCCTCCTGGCAGCTCACACCATCCCCTTGGGTGCTTGCAGGAGCAACATGTCTCAAAGGCCAGATGATCTGTTGCCTTGCCTGTGTCGTGTCCTTTCACACCAAGCAGATGGCAGAgacccagctgagcagggaacagcaggcaAGCAGCTCTTTGCCCTCCACCCgatcaggagctgctgttggagTGACACAGTTCACCAGGGCCCAGCATGTCTCCACCAACAAAACTCTCCCTACTTCCACAGGACACACACTTGCAGGGCAGAAGCCTCAAAGTCATACTTGCCCCACTGCTATCGGGATCTGCAGGCAGCTTCTCCTCACAGCCGCAGCTGTGGGAAAGCCGTGCACATTCccacagagggaaggagagtgCCAAACAATTCATCTGGCAAAGGTACCCCAGACTGGCTTCCTGTCTGCAGCACTGGATGAATACACTACACAGCATTACCAAAAGCTGTGGGCTAGGGACAAAAGATTATTCCTGTCAGACTCGTTAGTGTTCAACCCACtcacagaaatatttggttGTAAAACCTTCTTACCGTCTTCTGAGTTAATAAAAACTTGTCAAAGCAGAGCGTCATTTGACTGCTCTTTTTGCAATCTTACACCTTGTagagaaattcagatttcctTGGCTAAATCTTTCCACCAGATACACAAATattcagaaatagaaagaaCATTAATTTTCACGGTCTAACTTTTCTTTGAAGGTTTTCCCAAACCTTTACTCTTCCAGTAATTTCAAACTACTACAGGagttaaaaagcaataaaatatttcaaactcgCTTAATATATGACTTCTCCATTACACTGGTTTAGTGACTAACACTAAATTTCACCATTTATCCCTGTGTGAGAAGACTGTTAGTTTTTGCAGCCTAAATTTCTGTCTCTTAGTTTCCCATTCATGCTGAGCTTTGTCAGGGTACAATGATTAGAGTAAATGTACTGTACAGGAACAATACAACTCCAAACAGGAACAGCGTGTCAATGTCACTTAGCAGCGTCTTCATTCAGACTGCTAAAATATCTAGGGAAATCATTCACAATAAAAGCACAAATTAGACTTACTACATAAAGGTTTGCTGGGGGATCGCTTTGCTGTAATTAAATAGGGTGCATTTCTTAAGTTTGGTATGTTGGCATCAATAGAACATAGCtgataaaagaaacattttcagcaaaGTCAGCTTTTGGCATTTATAGTTTTTTGTATTTCCCTCTGGATCACAAACTACACACGCAGGAAGCTTGGCAAACATGTATAAGAAATAACAATACAAACGCAGATCAAAACTATGCTAGGAACACACTAAGACTCAGGTTTATCTCCAAAAATAAGACTTACCCAAAGAGTGAGAAGCAGAAGGTGAGTCCCAGCTAATGACGCTGACCAGTGAAAGTGGCAATcagaaaaagcagggaaggagctgcctctATCCAACAGCATTGCCAGTGTCTACAGAGCAGTTCTCACTCTTTCTGATATTCGCcctcattctttttcttttcctgcagccagACCTCAATGCCACCTCCCCTGCCAACGTGGGCTTTGTCACCAGCCAGCAAGGACTCCTGAATGCcaagaggcagcaggaggctcTGAACCAAGGCCACTCCTCAGTGGGCACCAGAACTGCTGGTTCCCCAGATGCCTGAACAGAACCAGATACAGTGTCTGAACACTCTGAATCTAACTCCAGTCCCAAAGTCCCTACAGAAAGaataggaagaagaaaaccacatgatgtgctgtgctgggcaaaTCAATATATGTTCAAGGACAAGGACTTTTATCCCCACCCAGACAATGTGAAGGCACAAGGCCCAGAGTCTATCAACTTTGTTCCCAGTGTGCAAACAGCTACATAACCCTGACAACGCTGCTTTGAGGGTGACAATGAATTAAGCACATTTTTGGCACTTAAAAAGACTGGGTAGCTTGGATTCAACTATAGATCCTGGTATCCAACATTGTTCAAAACGGGCAGTAAATCAGCAATGTTGGCTTCCTTTGTCAAACTGGGAATATGCAATAACAACGCAACCAGACAAAAATGCTTGGCTATTCTAAGCTATCCTGTGCTACAGACAGAATTCGATGCTGCATGCACACTTAGCAAGTGACATTTAGTATGTGGGAGGAACAATGCAACAGTAAGTCATGACTTCTTCGATTCCTGAAAGGAATGCAAATCCTGAAAATCCCAAGGACATTCCTCCGTAAAGAGTAACTTGTTCTGCAATGTTACAAAAATGCAATTGTTTCAAAATTCAGGATAAGCTTGTTATTAAAAAGGATTGTGCTTTTAGCTGCCTGGAATTAGAATAATCTGAAATGCCATACCATCTGTACCATCCAACTCAAAAGCAGTTTAGTCATA harbors:
- the SPSB4 gene encoding SPRY domain-containing SOCS box protein 4; the protein is MGQKISGSIKSVDVREPPYRPVKRELRGPDFCKPARLDMLLDMPPAKLEVQYKHAWNNEDRSLNIFVKEDDKLTFHRHPVAQSTDCIRGKVGYTRGLHVWQIHWPTRQRGTHAVVGVSTAEAPLHSVGYTSLVGSNSESWGWDLGRNKLYHNCKNQPGVTYPVFLEPDESFVLPDSLLVVLDMDEGTLSFMVDGQYLGVAFRGLKGKKLYPIVSAVWGHCEITMRYINGLDPEPLPLMDLCRRSIRFALGRDRLHDIEILPLPLSLKNYLQYQ